In Saccharothrix syringae, the following are encoded in one genomic region:
- a CDS encoding GH92 family glycosyl hydrolase → MAAFDPVGAVDTFIGTDDEGNTFPGASAPFGMAHSSPIGSHYAGYRYDDPVIRGFGHFFLSGAGCWEQGGLVSVLPTGGLPGSFDHRRYGAAYTHDGEVGEPGYYRVVLRSGIAVECTATTRTGVERFTFPAGTAPHVLVNVGQANDKEPVFASSVRVVDDRTLAGTVTAQAFCGGRAYTTYFTTAFDRPFRATGNWGGAEGRAGLRGQWVRFDEGAPVTAATAVSHVDAEGAAGNLAEARGRSFDELRAAVRETWRRELGCVEVSSADADDLTVFYTALYHVLLQPLTGSDADGRYRGFDDRVHRADGWTYHEYFSLWDTYRAHNQLLALLRPGRARDVARSVLAIHEQGGWLPRWAYANQETNTMTGDPVTPFLVDLWRFGALEGLEERAYAALRQNSDSVPPPSSPFEGRAGNPTYLARGFVPHDRNFPKKGQDVDPHHGASATMEYALADHSLSIMAAGLGHEADAVALRRRGLNHRVLWDAAIADRGFAGFPRPRLADGSWLGPFSPRGPEGFHEGTAWQYQWLAQQDVPGLVALLGGAAAALGRLDEFFAYPDLVADPAGTARGKWVVGPYDYYDQHRYNPNNEPDLHVPWMYALIGQPWKTSAVVRAAQTLFRAAPDGVTGNDDLGQMSAWYVFSALGLYPVTPGTGRFVLNAPRFGRAVVHLEDGRDVVVAADGADPAKLQYTRSLLRDGVPHGEVWVDLADLRGARLEHRLTEEPG, encoded by the coding sequence GTGGCGGCCTTCGACCCGGTCGGGGCGGTGGACACGTTCATCGGCACGGACGACGAGGGCAACACCTTCCCCGGCGCGTCCGCGCCGTTCGGCATGGCCCACTCCAGCCCGATCGGCTCGCACTACGCGGGCTACCGCTACGACGACCCGGTGATCCGCGGTTTCGGGCACTTCTTCCTGTCCGGCGCGGGCTGCTGGGAGCAGGGCGGCCTGGTGTCGGTCCTGCCGACCGGCGGGCTGCCCGGCTCGTTCGACCACCGGCGCTACGGCGCGGCCTACACCCACGACGGCGAGGTGGGCGAACCCGGCTACTACCGCGTGGTGCTGCGGTCGGGCATCGCGGTGGAGTGCACCGCGACCACCCGCACCGGCGTCGAGCGCTTCACCTTCCCCGCCGGCACCGCGCCGCACGTGCTGGTGAACGTGGGGCAGGCCAACGACAAGGAGCCGGTGTTCGCCAGCAGCGTCCGCGTGGTGGACGACCGGACGCTGGCCGGCACCGTCACCGCGCAGGCGTTCTGCGGCGGCCGGGCGTACACCACGTACTTCACCACCGCGTTCGACCGGCCGTTCCGCGCGACCGGCAACTGGGGCGGCGCCGAGGGCCGCGCGGGCCTGCGCGGGCAGTGGGTGCGGTTCGACGAGGGCGCCCCGGTGACCGCCGCGACGGCCGTGTCGCACGTGGACGCCGAGGGCGCGGCGGGCAACCTCGCCGAGGCGCGCGGCCGGTCGTTCGACGAGCTGCGCGCGGCCGTGCGGGAGACCTGGCGGCGCGAGCTGGGCTGCGTCGAGGTCTCCTCGGCCGACGCCGACGACCTCACCGTCTTCTACACCGCGCTGTACCACGTGCTGCTGCAACCGCTGACCGGCAGCGACGCCGACGGCCGCTACCGGGGCTTCGACGACCGGGTGCACCGGGCGGACGGCTGGACCTACCACGAGTACTTCTCGCTGTGGGACACCTACCGGGCGCACAACCAGCTGCTGGCGCTGCTGCGGCCCGGCCGGGCGCGGGACGTGGCGCGGTCCGTGCTGGCGATCCACGAGCAGGGCGGCTGGCTGCCCCGCTGGGCGTACGCCAACCAGGAGACCAACACCATGACGGGCGACCCGGTGACCCCGTTCCTGGTCGACCTGTGGCGGTTCGGCGCGCTGGAGGGCCTGGAGGAGCGGGCCTACGCGGCGCTGCGGCAGAACTCGGACTCGGTGCCGCCCCCGTCCTCGCCGTTCGAGGGCCGCGCGGGCAACCCGACCTACCTGGCCCGCGGTTTCGTGCCCCACGACCGGAACTTCCCGAAGAAGGGGCAGGACGTCGACCCGCACCACGGCGCGTCGGCGACCATGGAGTACGCGCTGGCCGACCACTCGCTGTCCATCATGGCCGCCGGGCTGGGGCACGAGGCGGACGCGGTCGCGCTGCGGCGGCGCGGCCTGAACCACCGGGTGCTGTGGGACGCCGCCATCGCCGACCGCGGCTTCGCCGGGTTCCCGCGCCCCAGGCTGGCCGACGGCTCCTGGCTGGGCCCGTTCAGCCCGCGCGGCCCGGAGGGCTTCCACGAGGGCACCGCGTGGCAGTACCAGTGGCTGGCGCAGCAGGACGTGCCCGGCCTGGTCGCGCTGCTGGGCGGCGCGGCGGCCGCGCTGGGGCGGCTGGACGAGTTCTTCGCCTACCCGGACCTGGTCGCCGACCCGGCCGGCACCGCGCGCGGCAAGTGGGTCGTCGGCCCGTACGACTACTACGACCAGCACCGCTACAACCCCAACAACGAGCCGGACCTGCACGTGCCGTGGATGTACGCGCTGATCGGGCAGCCGTGGAAGACCTCCGCGGTGGTGCGGGCCGCGCAGACCCTGTTCCGGGCGGCGCCGGACGGCGTCACCGGCAACGACGACCTGGGGCAGATGTCGGCCTGGTACGTGTTCTCGGCCCTGGGGCTGTACCCGGTGACGCCCGGCACGGGGCGGTTCGTGCTCAACGCGCCCCGGTTCGGCCGGGCGGTGGTGCACCTGGAGGACGGCCGGGACGTGGTGGTCGCGGCGGACGGCGCGGACCCGGCCAAGCTCCAGTACACCCGGTCCCTGCTGCGCGACGGGGTGCCGCACGGCGAGGTTTGGGTGGATCTGGCGGATTTGCGCGGTGCGCGGCTCGAACACCGGTTGACCGAGGAACCGGGGTAG
- a CDS encoding GH92 family glycosyl hydrolase, with the protein MAHPTTVEAQPRPEDPAGWVNPFVGTEPGGPDHGTGGGAGNNFPGADVPFGMVQWSPDTVTHQHGGYSYEDDRIRGFSLTHLSGPGCSTYQDIPITPFVGEVTTSPAADPARYVATFSHEHEEASPGYYRVDLDSGARVELTVTQRTGVGRFAYPGGATSTLLVNTSGSISGTDDAEIDIGADSISGWATSGRFCGADHRYRVYFHATFDRPFASVGTWKNGAVTPGRAEERGGSGVREELGDAPKTLDAQGDRPPAAQDTVVSGPGSGGWVTFDDPDVTMRVGLSFVSVDGAKRNLAAENEGRSFDEVRAAARAAWNDRLGQVRVTGGTDARRTTFYTALYHSLLQPNVFSDVDGRYPGFDGRVRTAERGHAVYTNFSGWDVYRSEMQLLSLLAPAEASDMIRSLVAFAEQGGAWDRWTVANGYTGVMVGDPYHVMVSSAYAFGARDFDASRALLLMLRGATQKTLGYEERPGLAEYLDLGYVPVGAANVWGPPATTLEYTTADFAIAELARRLGDGATWQAFMTRAQYWQNVFNPATGHAQPRNRDGSFAEPFSPGSPDNWVEGNAAQYTWMVPYNVRGLFTALGGDAVARERLDHFFTKLNAGPTEPYAFLGNEPIMHSLWLYNWAGAPARTQEVVRRAVDELFGPGPDGLMGNDDLGQMSSWYVWAALGVYPAIPGRAELVVNSPLFDEVVITRPNAAPITIRASGEGAYVSDLRLNGRAQGRTWLPESLVTGGGTVEFSRSVTATAWGTGAADAPPSFRQGELPRRAFVEPGRLVVPAGGTAEVTVGTQDLSGRAGAVTWTARPPAGLTLAPASGRLEPPPGDRAQVAVAVSVAPGTAEQTLRVPVEFSDGQRAVVTVLVAEPGSLRAAFDNVGTSPDEEQGLGNFDGFGWSYSRDALAEVGLAPGDQVTSDGLTYTWPASPAGEADNVNASGETVVVAAPQGATRLGLLGSAGGGRSSGTLTITYTDGTTQTADVGLSDWALGGAANQQPSYGNRIVATTPYRNSTGGESQRMDVHVFATAPIALREGRQVRSVTLPATVTGGTFHVFAVAAA; encoded by the coding sequence ATGGCCCATCCGACGACGGTCGAAGCGCAACCCCGGCCCGAGGACCCGGCGGGCTGGGTGAACCCGTTCGTCGGCACCGAGCCGGGCGGGCCCGACCACGGCACCGGCGGCGGCGCGGGCAACAACTTCCCGGGCGCGGACGTGCCGTTCGGCATGGTGCAGTGGAGCCCGGACACGGTGACCCACCAGCACGGCGGCTACTCCTACGAGGACGACCGCATCCGGGGCTTCAGCCTCACCCACCTGTCCGGGCCGGGCTGCTCCACCTACCAGGACATCCCGATCACGCCGTTCGTCGGCGAGGTGACCACCTCGCCCGCGGCCGACCCCGCCCGGTACGTCGCGACGTTCTCGCACGAGCACGAGGAGGCGAGCCCCGGCTACTACCGCGTCGACCTCGACAGCGGGGCGCGGGTCGAGCTGACCGTCACCCAGCGCACCGGGGTGGGCCGGTTCGCCTACCCGGGCGGCGCGACGTCCACGTTGCTGGTCAACACCTCCGGCTCCATCTCGGGCACCGACGACGCCGAGATCGACATCGGCGCGGACAGCATCAGCGGCTGGGCGACCAGCGGCCGGTTCTGCGGCGCCGACCACCGCTACCGCGTCTACTTCCACGCCACCTTCGACCGCCCGTTCGCCTCGGTCGGCACGTGGAAGAACGGCGCGGTCACGCCGGGCCGCGCGGAGGAGCGCGGCGGTTCCGGGGTGCGCGAGGAGCTGGGTGACGCGCCGAAGACCCTCGACGCCCAGGGCGACCGGCCGCCGGCGGCGCAGGACACCGTGGTCTCGGGTCCCGGCTCGGGCGGCTGGGTGACCTTCGACGACCCGGACGTGACCATGCGCGTCGGCCTGTCGTTCGTCTCGGTCGACGGCGCGAAGCGGAACCTGGCGGCCGAGAACGAGGGCCGCTCGTTCGACGAGGTGCGCGCCGCCGCCCGCGCGGCCTGGAACGACCGGCTGGGCCAGGTGCGGGTCACCGGAGGCACGGACGCCCGGCGCACCACCTTCTACACCGCGCTGTACCACTCCCTGTTGCAGCCCAACGTCTTCTCCGACGTCGACGGCCGCTACCCCGGGTTCGACGGCCGGGTGCGCACCGCCGAGCGCGGCCACGCCGTCTACACCAACTTCTCCGGCTGGGACGTCTACCGCAGCGAGATGCAGCTGCTGTCGCTGCTGGCGCCCGCGGAGGCGTCGGACATGATCCGGTCCCTGGTGGCCTTCGCCGAGCAGGGCGGCGCCTGGGACCGGTGGACCGTGGCCAACGGCTACACCGGCGTGATGGTCGGCGACCCGTACCACGTGATGGTCTCCAGCGCGTACGCCTTCGGCGCCAGGGACTTCGACGCGTCCAGGGCGCTGCTGCTGATGCTGCGCGGCGCGACCCAGAAGACCCTGGGGTACGAGGAGCGGCCGGGGCTGGCGGAGTACCTGGACCTGGGTTACGTGCCGGTGGGCGCGGCGAACGTGTGGGGGCCGCCCGCGACCACGCTGGAGTACACCACCGCCGACTTCGCCATCGCCGAGCTGGCCCGCAGGCTGGGCGACGGCGCCACCTGGCAGGCGTTCATGACGCGCGCCCAGTACTGGCAGAACGTGTTCAACCCGGCCACCGGCCACGCCCAGCCGCGCAACCGCGACGGTTCGTTCGCGGAACCGTTCTCGCCGGGCAGCCCGGACAACTGGGTCGAGGGCAACGCCGCCCAGTACACCTGGATGGTCCCCTACAACGTGCGCGGCCTGTTCACCGCGCTGGGCGGCGACGCGGTGGCGCGCGAGCGGCTGGACCACTTCTTCACCAAGCTCAACGCCGGGCCGACCGAGCCGTACGCGTTCCTGGGCAACGAGCCGATCATGCACTCGCTGTGGCTCTACAACTGGGCGGGCGCGCCCGCGAGGACCCAGGAGGTGGTCCGGCGCGCGGTGGACGAGCTGTTCGGCCCCGGCCCGGACGGCCTGATGGGCAACGACGACCTCGGCCAGATGTCCTCCTGGTACGTGTGGGCCGCGCTGGGCGTGTACCCGGCCATCCCGGGGCGGGCCGAGCTGGTGGTCAACAGCCCGCTGTTCGACGAGGTCGTGATCACCCGGCCGAACGCCGCGCCGATCACCATCCGGGCGAGCGGCGAGGGCGCGTACGTCTCGGACCTCAGGCTCAACGGCCGCGCGCAGGGCCGCACCTGGCTGCCGGAATCCCTGGTCACGGGCGGCGGCACGGTCGAGTTCTCCCGCTCGGTCACCGCGACCGCGTGGGGCACCGGCGCGGCCGACGCGCCGCCGTCGTTCCGGCAGGGCGAACTGCCGCGCCGGGCGTTCGTCGAACCGGGCAGGCTGGTCGTTCCGGCGGGCGGCACGGCCGAGGTGACCGTGGGCACGCAGGACCTCTCCGGCCGCGCCGGCGCGGTGACCTGGACCGCCCGGCCGCCCGCCGGGCTCACCCTCGCCCCGGCGTCGGGCCGGCTGGAACCGCCGCCGGGCGACCGGGCGCAGGTGGCGGTGGCGGTCTCGGTGGCGCCCGGCACGGCCGAGCAGACCCTGCGCGTGCCGGTGGAGTTCTCCGACGGGCAGCGCGCCGTGGTCACCGTGCTGGTGGCCGAGCCGGGCAGCCTGCGCGCGGCGTTCGACAACGTCGGCACCTCGCCGGACGAGGAGCAGGGCCTGGGCAACTTCGACGGCTTCGGCTGGAGCTACTCGCGCGACGCGCTGGCCGAGGTCGGGCTGGCACCCGGCGACCAGGTCACCTCCGACGGCCTGACCTACACCTGGCCCGCGTCCCCGGCCGGCGAGGCGGACAACGTCAACGCCTCCGGCGAGACCGTGGTGGTCGCCGCGCCGCAGGGCGCCACCAGGCTCGGCCTGCTCGGCAGCGCGGGGGGCGGCCGGTCCTCGGGCACGCTCACCATCACCTACACCGACGGCACCACGCAGACGGCCGACGTGGGCCTCTCGGACTGGGCGCTCGGCGGCGCGGCGAACCAGCAGCCCTCCTACGGCAACCGGATCGTGGCCACCACGCCGTACCGCAACAGCACCGGCGGCGAGTCGCAGCGGATGGACGTGCACGTGTTCGCCACCGCGCCCATCGCGTTGCGGGAGGGCAGGCAGGTGCGGTCGGTGACGCTGCCCGCCACGGTCACCGGCGGCACGTTCCACGTGTTCGCCGTCGCGGCGGCGTGA
- a CDS encoding LacI family DNA-binding transcriptional regulator yields MNDVARLAGVSIKTVSRVVNDEAGVHPATAERVLAAIDQLGFRRNLSARNLRRGSSTGTVGLVLEDVGNPFYSGVTRAVEEIARLRGRQVITGSSDEDPARERELALEFCSRRVDGLLVVPAGLQHGYLVPEMRAGTPVVFLDRPAGDVVVDTVLVDNVGGTVEAVAHLASFGHRRIAFLGDAPDIFTANERLRGYREGCARAGIGYHESLVVMGPHDEESVRKALWGLRTMADPATAVVTGNNRITVHALRALAGAPERPALVGFDDFELADLLSPPVTVIAHDASALGKAAADLLFARLDGDCSPPRRVVLPVRLVARGSGEVTA; encoded by the coding sequence ATGAACGACGTGGCGCGGCTGGCGGGCGTGAGCATCAAGACCGTCTCGCGCGTGGTGAACGACGAGGCCGGCGTGCACCCGGCCACGGCCGAGCGGGTGCTGGCCGCGATCGACCAGCTCGGCTTCCGGCGCAACCTCAGCGCCCGCAACCTGCGCCGCGGCTCGTCGACCGGCACCGTCGGGCTGGTGCTGGAGGACGTGGGCAACCCGTTCTACTCGGGCGTGACGCGCGCGGTGGAGGAGATCGCCCGGCTGCGCGGGCGCCAGGTCATCACCGGGTCGTCGGACGAGGACCCGGCGCGCGAGCGCGAGCTGGCGCTGGAGTTCTGCTCGCGCCGGGTCGACGGGCTGCTGGTGGTGCCCGCCGGGCTCCAGCACGGGTACCTGGTGCCGGAGATGCGGGCCGGGACGCCGGTGGTGTTCCTGGACCGGCCCGCGGGCGACGTGGTGGTGGACACCGTGCTGGTGGACAACGTCGGCGGCACGGTCGAGGCGGTGGCGCACCTGGCCTCGTTCGGGCACCGGCGGATCGCGTTCCTCGGTGACGCGCCGGACATCTTCACCGCCAACGAGCGCCTGCGCGGCTACCGCGAGGGCTGCGCGCGGGCGGGCATCGGCTACCACGAGTCGCTGGTGGTCATGGGCCCGCACGACGAGGAGTCGGTGCGCAAGGCGCTGTGGGGGCTGCGCACCATGGCCGACCCGGCGACCGCGGTGGTGACCGGCAACAACCGGATCACCGTGCACGCGCTGCGCGCCCTGGCCGGCGCGCCCGAGCGGCCCGCGCTCGTGGGCTTCGACGACTTCGAGCTGGCCGACCTGCTGTCGCCGCCGGTGACCGTGATCGCGCACGACGCGAGCGCGCTCGGCAAGGCGGCGGCGGACCTGCTGTTCGCCCGGCTCGACGGCGACTGCTCGCCACCCCGGCGCGTCGTGCTGCCGGTCAGGTTGGTGGCACGTGGATCAGGAGAGGTAACCGCATGA
- a CDS encoding class I mannose-6-phosphate isomerase — MSSDNQPVALPANQPRQFYRGGAAIAALRDEDVAGRGPEDWVASTTTQFGKAEAGLSRLPDGRLLRDAVAADPVSWLGSGHVAEFGADTALLVKLLDAGQRLPVHCHPSNAFAAEHFGCRHGKTEAWVVIGTSGPDPTVYLGFREDVPPDVVEGWVAGQDAAAMLAALNPVRVSPGDAVFVPAGVPHAIGEGVFIVELQQPTDFSITLEWRGFLDGPDAGHLGLGYDKALGCVERRAQDVEALVRRTRALTGASVDLLVPRAAPFFRADRLHVSGRAALEPSFAVLVVLEGAGAVGPVAVHRGSTVVVPHAAGEVEVIGDVVAVRCRPPRVSDLGS; from the coding sequence ATGAGCTCCGACAACCAGCCCGTCGCGCTGCCGGCCAACCAGCCGCGCCAGTTCTACCGGGGCGGTGCGGCGATCGCGGCGCTGCGGGACGAGGACGTCGCCGGGCGCGGGCCCGAGGACTGGGTGGCGTCGACCACCACGCAGTTCGGCAAGGCCGAGGCCGGGCTGTCGCGGCTGCCCGACGGGCGCCTGCTGCGCGACGCGGTGGCCGCCGACCCGGTGTCCTGGCTCGGGTCCGGGCACGTGGCCGAGTTCGGCGCGGACACCGCGCTGCTGGTCAAGCTGCTCGACGCCGGGCAGCGGCTGCCCGTGCACTGCCACCCGTCCAACGCCTTCGCCGCCGAGCACTTCGGCTGCCGGCACGGCAAGACCGAGGCGTGGGTGGTCATCGGCACCTCCGGCCCGGACCCGACGGTGTACCTGGGCTTCCGCGAGGACGTGCCGCCCGACGTGGTGGAGGGGTGGGTGGCCGGCCAGGACGCGGCGGCGATGCTGGCCGCGCTGAACCCGGTGCGGGTCTCCCCCGGCGACGCGGTGTTCGTGCCCGCGGGCGTGCCGCACGCCATCGGCGAGGGCGTGTTCATCGTCGAGCTCCAGCAGCCGACCGACTTCTCGATCACGCTGGAGTGGCGCGGTTTCCTCGACGGCCCCGACGCCGGGCACCTCGGCCTGGGCTACGACAAGGCACTGGGGTGCGTGGAGCGCCGCGCCCAGGACGTCGAGGCCCTGGTGCGGCGCACCCGCGCGCTCACCGGCGCGTCGGTGGACCTGCTGGTGCCGCGGGCGGCCCCGTTCTTCCGCGCCGACCGGCTGCACGTGTCGGGCCGGGCGGCGCTGGAGCCCTCGTTCGCCGTGCTGGTCGTGCTGGAGGGCGCGGGCGCGGTCGGGCCCGTCGCGGTGCACCGGGGCAGCACGGTCGTCGTGCCGCACGCGGCGGGCGAGGTCGAGGTGATCGGCGACGTGGTCGCCGTCCGGTGCAGGCCGCCAAGGGTGTCCGACCTCGGGAGCTGA
- a CDS encoding ATP-binding cassette domain-containing protein: MALPLLDARELVKHYGSVEALRGASFTAHAGEVVALVGDNGAGKSTLVKCLSGVVRPDSGEVLFDGSPVVLDSPPAARALGIETVYQDLAVAPDLDPAANLYLGRELRRPGLLGRLGVLDRREMRRRAAASFEELGVTLPSADAPVGSLSGGQRQSVAVARSVVWASRLVFMDEPTAALGVVQRERVLDVVRRVRDRGMAVVLISHNMPEVLAVADRVEVLRLGRRVARFDAASTSVEELVGAMTGALTQEDS, translated from the coding sequence ATGGCGTTACCCCTGTTAGACGCACGGGAGTTGGTGAAGCACTACGGGAGTGTCGAAGCGTTGCGCGGTGCCTCGTTCACCGCGCACGCGGGCGAGGTCGTCGCGCTCGTCGGCGACAACGGGGCCGGCAAGTCGACCCTGGTGAAGTGCCTGTCCGGCGTGGTGCGGCCGGACTCGGGCGAGGTCCTGTTCGACGGCTCGCCGGTGGTGCTGGACTCGCCGCCGGCGGCGCGGGCGCTGGGCATCGAGACCGTGTACCAGGACCTGGCCGTGGCGCCGGACCTGGACCCGGCGGCGAACCTGTACCTGGGGCGGGAGCTGCGCCGCCCCGGGCTGCTCGGCCGGCTCGGCGTGCTGGACCGGCGGGAGATGCGGCGGCGGGCCGCGGCGTCGTTCGAGGAGCTGGGCGTGACGCTGCCCAGCGCGGACGCGCCGGTCGGGTCGCTGTCGGGCGGCCAGCGGCAGAGCGTGGCGGTGGCGCGGTCGGTGGTGTGGGCCAGCCGGCTGGTGTTCATGGACGAGCCGACCGCCGCGCTGGGCGTGGTGCAGCGGGAACGCGTGCTCGACGTGGTGCGGCGGGTCCGCGACCGGGGCATGGCGGTGGTGCTGATCAGCCACAACATGCCCGAGGTGCTGGCCGTGGCGGACCGGGTGGAGGTGCTGCGGCTGGGGCGCCGGGTGGCGCGGTTCGACGCGGCGTCCACGTCGGTGGAGGAGCTGGTCGGCGCGATGACCGGCGCGCTCACCCAGGAGGACTCGTGA
- a CDS encoding ABC transporter permease, which yields MSTLARRLSGSNTLWITLVLVALVAVFGALRPDAVLTVFTLQTTLVETSVLLVLSVGMTYVIITSGIDLSVGSVLVFSGVTSAMAMNALNGGNATDAGWGTVLVGLLVALASGAAWGLLNGVLVARTGIPPLIVTLGSFGAALGAGQLLSNGSNVSGVPTALGNGLGTGTWFGVPNLVLLAAAVTAVGALVLGTTAFGRHTHAIGSNEEAARRAGIPVTRHLVRVYLLAGVLAGLAGFMALAYFRVASITGHDTDNLNAVAAVVIGGTSLFGGVGSVVGTVLGVFVPAVLRKGFVIVGVNVYWQPIAVALVLVAAVWFDQSRRRARNRR from the coding sequence GTGAGCACCCTGGCGCGCCGGCTGTCCGGCTCCAACACGCTGTGGATCACCCTGGTGCTGGTGGCGCTGGTCGCGGTGTTCGGCGCCCTGCGGCCCGACGCCGTGCTGACGGTGTTCACGCTCCAGACCACGCTGGTCGAGACGTCGGTGCTGCTGGTGCTCTCGGTCGGCATGACGTACGTGATCATCACCTCGGGCATCGACCTGTCGGTGGGGTCGGTGCTGGTGTTCTCCGGCGTCACCTCGGCGATGGCCATGAACGCCCTCAACGGCGGCAACGCCACCGACGCCGGGTGGGGCACGGTGCTCGTCGGCCTGCTGGTGGCCCTGGCCTCCGGTGCGGCGTGGGGCCTGCTCAACGGGGTGCTGGTGGCGCGCACCGGCATCCCGCCGCTGATCGTGACGCTCGGGTCGTTCGGCGCGGCGCTCGGGGCCGGGCAGCTGCTGTCGAACGGGTCGAACGTCAGCGGCGTGCCGACCGCGCTGGGCAACGGCCTGGGCACCGGGACGTGGTTCGGCGTGCCCAACCTGGTGCTGCTGGCCGCGGCGGTGACCGCGGTGGGCGCGCTGGTGCTGGGCACCACGGCGTTCGGGCGGCACACCCACGCGATCGGCTCGAACGAGGAGGCCGCGCGGCGGGCGGGCATCCCGGTGACCCGGCACCTGGTGCGGGTCTACCTGCTGGCGGGCGTGCTGGCCGGGCTGGCCGGGTTCATGGCGCTGGCCTACTTCCGGGTGGCGTCGATCACCGGGCACGACACGGACAACCTCAACGCCGTGGCGGCGGTGGTGATCGGCGGCACCAGCCTGTTCGGCGGGGTCGGGTCGGTGGTGGGCACGGTGCTGGGCGTGTTCGTCCCGGCCGTGCTGCGCAAGGGTTTCGTGATCGTCGGCGTGAACGTGTACTGGCAGCCGATCGCGGTGGCGCTGGTCCTGGTGGCGGCCGTGTGGTTCGACCAGTCGCGGAGGAGGGCGAGGAACAGGCGTTAG
- a CDS encoding ABC transporter substrate-binding protein yields the protein MKAVALLSVALFSVAACGGGQIGDTGGAGDAKRMVLIPGVAAEPFYISLECGFREAASEAGYSVDVQAPAKFDSTLQAPIVTGVLANKPGAVLIAPTDDKAMAGPVKQLADAGIKVVEVDTRLEDTSIAVSTVSSNNEQGGRLAARTLARLVGGGTGSVLVLNTRAGTSTTDARAAGFEDEVKKYPNLRYVGQQYTDNEPDQAASKVTATLAANPDLVGVFATNLNTGEGAATGLRNAGRTGAVNLVGFDASPKQVADLRAGAVQALIAQDPATIGRTGVEQAVAALEGREVRRDVETDLVALTREDMDANSRYFYKQQC from the coding sequence ATGAAGGCTGTTGCTCTTCTATCGGTGGCTCTTTTCTCGGTGGCGGCGTGCGGTGGCGGGCAGATCGGCGACACCGGCGGCGCGGGTGACGCCAAGCGGATGGTGCTCATCCCCGGCGTGGCCGCCGAGCCGTTCTACATCTCCCTGGAGTGCGGGTTCCGCGAGGCGGCCTCGGAAGCCGGGTACTCGGTCGACGTGCAGGCGCCCGCGAAGTTCGACTCGACGCTGCAGGCGCCCATCGTCACGGGCGTGCTCGCGAACAAGCCGGGCGCGGTGCTCATCGCGCCGACCGACGACAAGGCGATGGCGGGGCCGGTCAAGCAGCTCGCCGACGCGGGCATCAAGGTCGTCGAGGTGGACACGAGGCTGGAGGACACCTCGATCGCCGTGTCCACGGTGTCGTCGAACAACGAGCAGGGCGGGCGGCTGGCCGCCCGGACCCTGGCCCGCCTGGTCGGTGGCGGGACGGGTTCGGTGCTGGTGCTCAACACGAGGGCGGGGACCTCCACCACCGACGCGCGGGCGGCCGGGTTCGAGGACGAGGTGAAGAAGTACCCGAACCTGCGGTACGTGGGCCAGCAGTACACCGACAACGAGCCCGACCAGGCGGCGTCCAAGGTGACCGCCACGCTGGCCGCGAACCCCGATTTGGTCGGGGTGTTCGCGACCAACCTGAACACCGGCGAGGGCGCCGCCACGGGCCTGCGCAACGCGGGCCGGACCGGCGCGGTGAACCTGGTGGGGTTCGACGCCTCGCCCAAGCAGGTGGCCGACCTGCGGGCCGGGGCGGTGCAGGCGCTGATCGCGCAGGACCCGGCGACCATCGGTCGGACCGGGGTGGAGCAGGCGGTGGCCGCCCTGGAGGGGCGTGAGGTGCGGCGGGACGTCGAGACCGACCTGGTGGCGTTGACCAGGGAGGACATGGACGCCAACTCGCGGTACTTCTACAAGCAGCAGTGCTGA
- a CDS encoding NUDIX hydrolase — protein MAAEETPTELTRWTIHGERLVDDTRKLNVSIAHVELPDGVHFEQWVLRMPKAVMTLVLDDARDHVLMIYRHRWIMDRWTWELPGGYLDPDEDPADCAMREAIEETGWKPRSVELLTTFQPLTGTADFENLIYVGHGAENTGQQADINEAERVAWIPLAKIKDMLAGGEIIGAAAQIGLLHVLAFR, from the coding sequence GTGGCTGCCGAGGAGACCCCTACCGAGTTGACTCGCTGGACCATCCACGGCGAGCGCCTGGTGGACGACACCCGCAAGCTCAACGTCAGCATCGCCCACGTCGAGCTGCCCGACGGCGTGCACTTCGAGCAGTGGGTGCTGCGGATGCCCAAGGCCGTCATGACGCTGGTCTTGGACGACGCCCGCGACCATGTCCTGATGATCTACCGCCACCGCTGGATCATGGATCGCTGGACGTGGGAGCTGCCCGGCGGCTACCTCGATCCGGACGAGGACCCTGCCGACTGCGCGATGCGCGAAGCCATTGAGGAGACCGGCTGGAAGCCACGCAGCGTCGAGCTGCTGACCACATTCCAGCCGCTCACCGGCACCGCCGACTTCGAAAACCTGATCTACGTGGGCCACGGAGCCGAGAACACCGGCCAGCAGGCCGACATCAACGAAGCCGAGCGCGTCGCCTGGATCCCCCTCGCCAAGATCAAGGACATGCTCGCAGGCGGCGAGATCATCGGAGCCGCCGCGCAGATCGGTCTGCTACACGTCCTGGCCTTCCGCTGA